One Pogoniulus pusillus isolate bPogPus1 chromosome 10, bPogPus1.pri, whole genome shotgun sequence genomic window carries:
- the ANXA5 gene encoding annexin A5, which produces MAKYTRGTVTAFSPFDARADAEALRKAMKGIGTDEETVLKILTSRNNTQRQEIASAFKTLFGRDLVDDLKSELTGKFETLMVSLMRPSYIFDAHALKHAIKGAGTNEKVLTEILASRTPAEVQNIKQVYQQEYEANLEDKIVGETSGHFQRLLVVLLQANRDPDGRVDDALVEQDAQVLFRAGELKWGTDEETFITILGTRSVSHLRKVFDKYMTISGFQIEETIDRETSGDLEKLLLAVVKCIRSVPAYLAETLYYSMKGAGTDDDTLIRVMVSRSEIDLLDIRQEFRKNFAKSLYQMIQKDTSGDYRKALLLLCGGDDE; this is translated from the exons TACACAAGAGGCACCGTGACAGCCTTCTCTCCTTTTGATGCCAGAGCTGATGCAGAAGCTCTCCGTAAGGCCATGAAGGGAATTG GGACTGATGAAGAAACTGTTCTGAAGATCCTTACCAGCAGAAACAACACTCAGCGTCAAGAAATTGCATCTGCCTTTAAAACTTTATTTGGCAGG GATCTTGTAGATGACCTGAAATCAGAACTCACTGGCAAATTTGAAACACTGATGGTATCTTTGATGAGACCTTCATATATTTTTGATGCTCATGCACTGAAGCATGCCATCAAG GGAGCAGGAACTAATGAGAAAGTGTTGACTGAAATTCTTGCCTCCAGAACACCTGCGGAAGTGCAAAATATTAAACAGGTTTATCAGCAAG AGTATGAGGCTAACTTGGAGGATAAGATCGTAGGAGAAACATCAGGCCATTTTCAAAGACTGCTGGTGGTCCTGCTGCAG GCCAACAGAGATCCTGATGGCAGAGTCGATGATGCTCTTGTTGAACAGGATGCTCAG GTTTTGTTTAGAGCTGGGGAGCTGAAGTGGGGAACAGATGAAGAAACGTTCATCACCATCTTGGGAACCCGAAGTGTTTCCCATTTAAGGAAGG TGTTTGACAAATACATGACAATTTCTGGCTTCCAAATTGAAGAGACCATTGACCGTGAAACCTCTGGCGATTTGGAGAAGCTGCTCTTGGCAGTTG TGAAATGCATCCGAAGTGTGCCTGCCTACTTGGCTGAGACTCTCTATTACTCCATGAAG GGCGCTGGCACTGATGATGATACCCTGATCAGAGTCATGGTTTCAAGAAGTGAAATTGATCTGTTGGATATCAGACAGGAGTTCAGAAAGAATTTTGCAAAATCATTGTATCAAATGATTCAG AAAGATACGTCTGGGGACTACAGGAAAGcactcctgctcctctgtggcGGAGACGATGAGTAA